A single genomic interval of Sphingobacteriales bacterium harbors:
- a CDS encoding methionine aminotransferase has translation MFPSKLPQVGTTIFTVMSKMAAEYNAINLSQGFPDFDCDPELTALTYQYMRQGFNQYAPMPGLPLLRERIAQKFNALYGSALDPDNEITITAGGTQAIYTAITAAVHPADEVIIFEPAYDCYAPTITLQGATPIAIPLLAPFFKIPWDEVRAKITHKTRMIIINNPHNPTGSILNQTDVNELANLVRNTNIIILADEVYEHLTFDDQKHQTLLAHPELKERTYAIYSFGKLLHATGWKIGYCVAAPALTTEFRRVHQFLVFSVNTPLQYAIAHYLANAASYQNVQPFYEQKRNLFWQLMQNTKFTGIPTQGSYFQLLNYQAITQQPDTDFAIALTQKTGVAAIPVSAFYSSEASKKQTYLRFCFAKKDETLQKAADLLRKL, from the coding sequence TATTAATTTATCGCAAGGGTTTCCTGATTTTGACTGCGACCCCGAGCTAACCGCCCTTACTTACCAATACATGCGGCAAGGGTTTAACCAGTATGCGCCCATGCCCGGCTTGCCTTTGCTTAGAGAACGCATAGCCCAAAAATTTAACGCGCTTTACGGCTCTGCTCTCGACCCCGACAACGAAATTACTATTACTGCCGGCGGCACACAAGCTATTTATACCGCAATTACCGCCGCCGTACACCCCGCCGACGAGGTTATTATTTTTGAACCCGCCTACGATTGTTATGCGCCAACCATAACCTTACAAGGTGCCACACCCATTGCAATACCATTATTAGCACCTTTTTTTAAGATACCTTGGGATGAAGTGCGGGCAAAAATTACCCATAAAACCCGGATGATTATTATCAACAATCCGCACAACCCCACCGGCAGCATACTAAACCAAACCGATGTAAACGAATTAGCCAATTTGGTGCGCAACACCAATATTATTATTTTAGCCGACGAGGTATATGAGCACTTAACTTTTGACGACCAAAAACACCAAACCCTATTAGCACACCCCGAACTTAAAGAGCGTACTTACGCCATTTACTCGTTTGGAAAACTTTTACATGCCACCGGCTGGAAAATTGGGTACTGTGTAGCTGCGCCAGCACTAACTACCGAGTTCAGACGGGTACATCAATTTTTAGTTTTTTCGGTAAATACGCCCTTACAATATGCCATAGCCCATTATTTAGCCAATGCTGCCAGTTACCAAAATGTACAGCCATTTTACGAGCAAAAGCGCAATTTATTTTGGCAGTTAATGCAAAATACTAAATTTACAGGCATACCCACACAAGGCAGTTATTTTCAATTATTAAACTACCAAGCCATAACGCAGCAGCCCGATACAGATTTTGCCATTGCCCTAACACAAAAAACAGGCGTAGCAGCTATTCCGGTTTCGGCATTTTACAGTAGCGAAGCATCGAAAAAGCAAACCTATCTGCGATTTTGTTTTGCCAAAAAAGACGAAACGCTTCAAAAAGCTGCCGACTTACTCCGCAAATTGTAA